Proteins co-encoded in one Spirosoma endbachense genomic window:
- a CDS encoding Nif3-like dinuclear metal center hexameric protein has protein sequence MTPYYPSRRTFLMTTLGLAAARTLQATPYQSLTAGQVIDRIKTNVGIPWREQTVDRLIAGTPELPVKGITSTMMATLDVLQRSAARGLNMVITHEPTYYSHQDRTEPIEQDSLYQLKRDFIQQHGMAVFHFHDHWHGRRPDGIATGMIRELGWEKNADPQNPRLFTFPETSLARFAQGMATKLNIKTMRVIGNPQMPVKRALASWGNVSLMPGIPYLAQADVLIVGETHEWELVEYVQDAIASGQKKALIIMGHLVSEQAGMKYCTEWLKTFIPEVPIEFMPAAEPYWRPDQPAK, from the coding sequence ATGACACCCTACTACCCTTCCCGTCGCACTTTTTTGATGACAACTCTTGGTCTGGCCGCAGCCAGAACACTTCAGGCAACGCCTTACCAATCGCTGACAGCAGGACAGGTTATAGACCGGATTAAAACCAATGTAGGCATTCCCTGGCGTGAGCAGACCGTCGATCGGTTGATTGCGGGTACGCCTGAGCTGCCCGTTAAAGGGATCACCAGTACGATGATGGCTACCCTTGATGTGCTGCAACGGTCTGCTGCCAGGGGGCTCAATATGGTCATCACGCACGAGCCAACCTACTACTCGCACCAGGATCGGACGGAGCCCATCGAGCAGGATTCGCTCTATCAGCTAAAGCGTGATTTTATTCAGCAGCACGGTATGGCTGTCTTCCACTTCCACGATCACTGGCACGGTCGTCGGCCAGACGGTATCGCCACAGGCATGATCCGGGAACTGGGTTGGGAAAAGAATGCCGACCCGCAAAACCCTCGCCTGTTCACCTTTCCGGAAACATCCCTGGCACGCTTCGCGCAGGGTATGGCGACTAAATTGAACATAAAAACCATGCGGGTTATCGGCAATCCTCAAATGCCCGTCAAACGGGCGCTGGCCAGTTGGGGCAATGTCAGCCTGATGCCCGGTATCCCTTACCTCGCACAAGCCGATGTACTGATCGTTGGGGAAACTCACGAATGGGAACTGGTGGAATATGTACAGGACGCTATTGCCTCGGGTCAAAAAAAGGCGTTGATCATCATGGGACATTTAGTGTCTGAGCAGGCTGGCATGAAATACTGTACTGAGTGGCTGAAGACGTTCATACCGGAAGTTCCTATTGAATTTATGCCCGCAGCTGAACCCTACTGGCGTCCTGATCAGCCGGCAAAATAA